One segment of Dolichospermum sp. DET69 DNA contains the following:
- a CDS encoding ISH3 family transposase — MTVSSLTKATRGESTEELVLTDSETLDEVIQCLVENFSIETQGACDQQTLFEILVKAASTGDSIENTAKLLKNIPTANDIRYHLNKINNFEELEAQINQALKSRIPLGLKKGCLKIAIDLNLICYYGQPTSSELPYIYRSEAKSGTNSFYAYATLYVISNNKRVTLAIRGVRQLDTSVALITYLLAELESLKINVKKLYLDRGFFNTPVIRWLQALDIPFLMPAIKTGKKGGIKQFLKGKKSYKTTYTITRDKDDFVTFDLWIVCKYRKGKHKKHGVQYFVYVAYKVKTNLNYIYQDYRKRFGIETSYRLKNICRIKTNNKNPVLRLLFIGISFLLINIWVNLLWLKISRKRKGSRLIYRTLFTLKQMLAFLSQALQKKYQVVESIYIPSG; from the coding sequence TTGACTGTTTCATCTCTAACAAAAGCCACGCGGGGCGAGTCTACAGAAGAACTCGTTTTAACCGACTCAGAAACTCTTGATGAGGTTATTCAGTGTTTAGTAGAAAATTTTTCGATTGAAACGCAAGGAGCCTGTGACCAACAAACTTTATTCGAGATTCTGGTTAAAGCAGCCAGCACTGGAGACAGTATTGAAAACACAGCTAAATTGTTAAAAAATATTCCGACAGCTAATGATATTAGATATCATCTCAATAAAATTAACAATTTTGAGGAATTAGAAGCGCAAATAAATCAAGCATTAAAAAGTCGAATTCCTTTAGGATTAAAAAAAGGGTGTTTGAAAATAGCGATTGATTTAAATTTAATTTGTTATTATGGTCAACCAACATCGTCAGAATTACCCTACATATATCGAAGTGAAGCTAAATCTGGTACTAATTCATTTTATGCCTATGCCACTTTATATGTTATTAGTAATAATAAGCGTGTAACTCTAGCAATAAGAGGTGTTCGCCAATTAGATACTAGTGTGGCTTTAATTACTTATTTATTAGCAGAACTTGAATCCCTAAAAATAAATGTAAAAAAACTCTATTTGGATAGGGGATTTTTTAATACTCCTGTAATTAGATGGTTACAGGCATTAGATATTCCCTTTCTTATGCCTGCTATCAAGACTGGAAAAAAAGGAGGAATCAAACAATTCCTCAAGGGTAAAAAAAGTTATAAAACTACCTATACTATTACAAGAGACAAAGATGATTTTGTCACATTTGATTTATGGATCGTCTGTAAATATAGAAAGGGAAAGCATAAAAAGCATGGGGTTCAATACTTTGTTTATGTTGCTTATAAGGTCAAAACAAATTTAAATTATATCTATCAAGATTATCGAAAAAGATTTGGCATTGAAACCAGTTATCGTCTGAAAAATATTTGTCGAATTAAGACGAATAACAAAAATCCAGTCTTGAGATTACTATTCATTGGAATATCCTTTCTTCTAATTAACATCTGGGTGAATCTACTATGGCTCAAAATCAGTCGTAAAAGGAAAGGTAGTAGATTAATTTATCGCACACTTTTTACACTCAAACAGATGTTAGCCTTTTTATCTCAAGCCCTACAGAAGAAATATCAAGTCGTTGAAAGCATTTATATTCCATCCGGTTAG
- the rnhA gene encoding ribonuclease HI (An endonuclease that specifically degrades the RNA strand of RNA-DNA hybrids): MKITIYCDGSCSGNPGNGGYCAILTSEKFPPKTVNGYDPETTNNRMEIMAALAGLKALKYPCEVEIISDSQYLVNTMSKNWKRKVNMDLWQELDDIAKIHTITWTWVKRNSLPELEQCDRIAKEQSESVSLAA, translated from the coding sequence ATGAAAATTACTATTTATTGTGATGGTTCTTGTTCTGGTAATCCTGGGAATGGTGGATATTGTGCAATCCTCACTTCAGAGAAGTTTCCACCTAAAACTGTTAATGGATATGACCCAGAAACCACTAATAATCGTATGGAAATTATGGCAGCTTTAGCAGGGTTGAAAGCACTCAAATACCCTTGTGAAGTCGAAATAATTTCTGATAGTCAGTATTTAGTTAACACAATGTCTAAAAACTGGAAAAGGAAAGTTAATATGGATCTATGGCAAGAATTAGATGATATCGCTAAGATTCATACTATTACTTGGACTTGGGTTAAACGAAATTCTTTACCAGAACTTGAGCAATGTGACAGAATAGCCAAAGAGCAATCAGAAAGTGTAAGTTTGGCGGCATAA
- a CDS encoding DNA cytosine methyltransferase: protein MITCIDYFAGIGAWELAAEILEQIYGYQVFTTYQFVEILPSAQQVLRSHYPLIPIHSDIKTYTPPQNIDAYFISFPCTGTSQAGTKTGLNHPESNLWFEALRCICIGKPKFVVIEQPEGFIHRGLRACLGGLRMAGYSTEVEIISASQLGAPHRRNRVFIIAHTNHLSLQQREGWKCWDEQIGEHTAIAKSFIKYPQAESTVLSMDDAVPRWLFGLSYSGWWKINNPPLNCGVPRNTPGRREAINLIGRSIVPLQTAIPLMRVKFLASL, encoded by the coding sequence ATGATTACCTGTATTGATTACTTCGCTGGAATTGGTGCGTGGGAATTAGCTGCTGAAATTCTTGAACAAATTTATGGTTATCAGGTTTTCACAACTTACCAATTTGTAGAGATTCTTCCTTCTGCTCAACAAGTATTGCGTTCACACTATCCACTAATTCCTATTCACTCTGATATTAAAACTTACACACCACCGCAAAATATAGATGCCTATTTCATATCCTTTCCTTGCACGGGAACAAGTCAAGCAGGAACTAAGACCGGACTTAACCACCCAGAGTCAAACTTATGGTTTGAAGCCCTCCGGTGTATCTGCATTGGCAAGCCCAAATTTGTCGTTATTGAGCAACCTGAAGGATTTATCCATAGAGGATTACGAGCGTGCCTTGGAGGACTCAGAATGGCAGGATACTCTACAGAAGTTGAAATTATCTCGGCATCGCAGCTTGGCGCACCCCACAGACGAAACAGAGTCTTTATTATTGCCCACACCAACCACTTATCCTTGCAGCAACGGGAAGGGTGGAAATGCTGGGATGAACAAATTGGAGAACACACTGCGATCGCAAAATCGTTTATCAAATACCCTCAAGCTGAATCCACAGTTTTGTCTATGGATGATGCAGTTCCCAGATGGTTATTTGGATTGTCTTATTCAGGGTGGTGGAAAATAAATAACCCCCCATTAAATTGTGGAGTTCCTAGAAACACGCCAGGACGTAGGGAAGCTATTAATTTAATTGGACGATCAATCGTGCCTTTACAAACAGCAATTCCTTTGATGAGAGTAAAGTTTTTAGCAAGTCTATGA